In Haematobia irritans isolate KBUSLIRL chromosome 1, ASM5000362v1, whole genome shotgun sequence, a genomic segment contains:
- the Adgf-D gene encoding adenosine deaminase-related growth factor D isoform X1, giving the protein MVKILILLSLVVFISSIQSMELSNFTIKVIYDNLPTAYDALRAKIMEAERSSSLGGNIWLSSAEEKANSILMNAKKEEINEGLKDPTKYPPAMHFFQGRQFLRQSEVFRIIQKMPKGALLHAHNKGMVTSKWVIGNLTNLYNLYTCRDVSGLLIFTYDQAQCHSEITNVCLERVNAEDKRVYEKRLEKHISMYSMHPESAITDTRKLWKRFENIFVTMDQMFKYQPAFCNYHKRLLEELCEDNIIYAEIRASLSPLYGDNNRTFSSLEVATELEKIVESFKVKHPDFLGMKIIYTKRNKGTVDEMAQHIMTFKQLHNAKPNFIIGFDLIGNEDNGDPLQKFSNELTDLPPTANFFFHAGETNWYGKSDWNMMDALLLNTKRIGHGFALPKHPQLWSTIKQRNIAIEVSPLSNQVLGYVWDLRNHPASFLIAENFPVVITSDDPGLWNAKGLSYDFYYAFMAFAPAEADLRFLKQLALNSIKYSVLTSEERRKINRIFQKKWEEFIYNVINMKF; this is encoded by the exons atggtgaaaattttaatacttttaAGCCTTGTGGTTTTCATAAGTTCTATTCAATCCATGGAATTAT CCAACTTTACGATAAAAGTGATCTATGATAATCTACCGACAG cttatGATGCCTTACGAGCAAAAATCATGGAAGCCGAACGGTCATCTTCTCTGGGTGGTAACATTTGGTTATCTTCAGCCGAAGAGAAAGCCAATAGCATTTTAATGAATGCCAAGAAGGAAGAG ATCAATGAAGGTTTGAAGGATCCCACCAAATATCCACCAGCCATGCATTTCTTTCAAGGCAGACAATTCCTGAGACAAAGTGAAGTCTTTCGAATAATACAGAAAATGCCCAAGGGAGCATTATTACATGCCCACAACAAAGGTATGGTCACATCGAAATGGGTCATTGGAAATCTTACGAATCTCTATAACCTATACACCTGTCGCGATGTCAGTGGCTTGTTAATTTTCACCTACGACCAGGCTCAATGTCACAGTGAAATAACCAATGTCTGTTTGGAACGTGTCAATGCCGAGGATAAACGGGTCTATGAAAAACGCTTGGAGAAACACATTAGCATGTATAGCATGCATCCTGAAT CTGCGATTACTGATACCCGGAAATTGTGGAAACGTTTTGAGAATATCTtcgttacaatggatcaaatgtTTAAATATCAACCGGCATTTTGTAATTATCACAAACGTTTGCTGGAGGAACTATGTGAGGATAATATAATCTATGCCGAAATACGAGCTTCATTGTCACCG CTTTACGGTGACAATAATCGCACTTTTAGCTCTCTGGAAGTTGCAACGGAATTAGAGAAAATTGTTGAAAGCTTTAAAGTAAAGCATCCAGATTTTCTGGGTATGAAGATCATCTATACGAAGCGCAACAAGGGAACAGTGGATGAAATGGCGCAGCATATAATGACATTTAAGCAATTGCA CAATGccaaaccaaatttcattatagGCTTTGATTTGATCGGCAATGAAGACAATGGAGAtcctttacaaaaattttccaatgaatTGACCGATTTACCGCCGACAGCAAATTTCTTTTTTCATGCGGGAGAGACaa ATTGGTATGGTAAATCTGATTGGAATATGATGGATGCATTGCTGTTAAATACCAAACGTATAGGTCATGGATTTGCCCTGCCCAAACATCCTCAATTATGGTCTACCATTAAGCAACGTAATATCGCCATTGAAGTGAGTCCATTGTCCAATCAGGTATTGGGCTACGTTTGGGATTTACGAAATCATCCAGCTTCTTTTTTGATTGCTGAGAATTTCCCTGTTGTAATAACATCGGATGATCCAGGTCTGTGGAATGCCAAAGGATTAAGCTATGATTTCTATTACGCTTTTATGGCTTTTGCACCGGCGGAAGCTGATTTGAGATTTCTGAAGCAGTTAGCCTTAAATTCCATAAA aTATTCCGTTCTAACATCTGAGGAGCGACGTAAAATCAATcgcatttttcaaaagaaatgggaagaattcatttacaatgttattaatatgaaattttaa
- the Adgf-D gene encoding adenosine deaminase-related growth factor D isoform X2, which translates to MVKILILLSLVVFISSIQSMELSYDALRAKIMEAERSSSLGGNIWLSSAEEKANSILMNAKKEEINEGLKDPTKYPPAMHFFQGRQFLRQSEVFRIIQKMPKGALLHAHNKGMVTSKWVIGNLTNLYNLYTCRDVSGLLIFTYDQAQCHSEITNVCLERVNAEDKRVYEKRLEKHISMYSMHPESAITDTRKLWKRFENIFVTMDQMFKYQPAFCNYHKRLLEELCEDNIIYAEIRASLSPLYGDNNRTFSSLEVATELEKIVESFKVKHPDFLGMKIIYTKRNKGTVDEMAQHIMTFKQLHNAKPNFIIGFDLIGNEDNGDPLQKFSNELTDLPPTANFFFHAGETNWYGKSDWNMMDALLLNTKRIGHGFALPKHPQLWSTIKQRNIAIEVSPLSNQVLGYVWDLRNHPASFLIAENFPVVITSDDPGLWNAKGLSYDFYYAFMAFAPAEADLRFLKQLALNSIKYSVLTSEERRKINRIFQKKWEEFIYNVINMKF; encoded by the exons atggtgaaaattttaatacttttaAGCCTTGTGGTTTTCATAAGTTCTATTCAATCCATGGAATTAT cttatGATGCCTTACGAGCAAAAATCATGGAAGCCGAACGGTCATCTTCTCTGGGTGGTAACATTTGGTTATCTTCAGCCGAAGAGAAAGCCAATAGCATTTTAATGAATGCCAAGAAGGAAGAG ATCAATGAAGGTTTGAAGGATCCCACCAAATATCCACCAGCCATGCATTTCTTTCAAGGCAGACAATTCCTGAGACAAAGTGAAGTCTTTCGAATAATACAGAAAATGCCCAAGGGAGCATTATTACATGCCCACAACAAAGGTATGGTCACATCGAAATGGGTCATTGGAAATCTTACGAATCTCTATAACCTATACACCTGTCGCGATGTCAGTGGCTTGTTAATTTTCACCTACGACCAGGCTCAATGTCACAGTGAAATAACCAATGTCTGTTTGGAACGTGTCAATGCCGAGGATAAACGGGTCTATGAAAAACGCTTGGAGAAACACATTAGCATGTATAGCATGCATCCTGAAT CTGCGATTACTGATACCCGGAAATTGTGGAAACGTTTTGAGAATATCTtcgttacaatggatcaaatgtTTAAATATCAACCGGCATTTTGTAATTATCACAAACGTTTGCTGGAGGAACTATGTGAGGATAATATAATCTATGCCGAAATACGAGCTTCATTGTCACCG CTTTACGGTGACAATAATCGCACTTTTAGCTCTCTGGAAGTTGCAACGGAATTAGAGAAAATTGTTGAAAGCTTTAAAGTAAAGCATCCAGATTTTCTGGGTATGAAGATCATCTATACGAAGCGCAACAAGGGAACAGTGGATGAAATGGCGCAGCATATAATGACATTTAAGCAATTGCA CAATGccaaaccaaatttcattatagGCTTTGATTTGATCGGCAATGAAGACAATGGAGAtcctttacaaaaattttccaatgaatTGACCGATTTACCGCCGACAGCAAATTTCTTTTTTCATGCGGGAGAGACaa ATTGGTATGGTAAATCTGATTGGAATATGATGGATGCATTGCTGTTAAATACCAAACGTATAGGTCATGGATTTGCCCTGCCCAAACATCCTCAATTATGGTCTACCATTAAGCAACGTAATATCGCCATTGAAGTGAGTCCATTGTCCAATCAGGTATTGGGCTACGTTTGGGATTTACGAAATCATCCAGCTTCTTTTTTGATTGCTGAGAATTTCCCTGTTGTAATAACATCGGATGATCCAGGTCTGTGGAATGCCAAAGGATTAAGCTATGATTTCTATTACGCTTTTATGGCTTTTGCACCGGCGGAAGCTGATTTGAGATTTCTGAAGCAGTTAGCCTTAAATTCCATAAA aTATTCCGTTCTAACATCTGAGGAGCGACGTAAAATCAATcgcatttttcaaaagaaatgggaagaattcatttacaatgttattaatatgaaattttaa
- the Adgf-D gene encoding adenosine deaminase-related growth factor D isoform X3 produces MPLAYDALRAKIMEAERSSSLGGNIWLSSAEEKANSILMNAKKEEINEGLKDPTKYPPAMHFFQGRQFLRQSEVFRIIQKMPKGALLHAHNKGMVTSKWVIGNLTNLYNLYTCRDVSGLLIFTYDQAQCHSEITNVCLERVNAEDKRVYEKRLEKHISMYSMHPESAITDTRKLWKRFENIFVTMDQMFKYQPAFCNYHKRLLEELCEDNIIYAEIRASLSPLYGDNNRTFSSLEVATELEKIVESFKVKHPDFLGMKIIYTKRNKGTVDEMAQHIMTFKQLHNAKPNFIIGFDLIGNEDNGDPLQKFSNELTDLPPTANFFFHAGETNWYGKSDWNMMDALLLNTKRIGHGFALPKHPQLWSTIKQRNIAIEVSPLSNQVLGYVWDLRNHPASFLIAENFPVVITSDDPGLWNAKGLSYDFYYAFMAFAPAEADLRFLKQLALNSIKYSVLTSEERRKINRIFQKKWEEFIYNVINMKF; encoded by the exons cttatGATGCCTTACGAGCAAAAATCATGGAAGCCGAACGGTCATCTTCTCTGGGTGGTAACATTTGGTTATCTTCAGCCGAAGAGAAAGCCAATAGCATTTTAATGAATGCCAAGAAGGAAGAG ATCAATGAAGGTTTGAAGGATCCCACCAAATATCCACCAGCCATGCATTTCTTTCAAGGCAGACAATTCCTGAGACAAAGTGAAGTCTTTCGAATAATACAGAAAATGCCCAAGGGAGCATTATTACATGCCCACAACAAAGGTATGGTCACATCGAAATGGGTCATTGGAAATCTTACGAATCTCTATAACCTATACACCTGTCGCGATGTCAGTGGCTTGTTAATTTTCACCTACGACCAGGCTCAATGTCACAGTGAAATAACCAATGTCTGTTTGGAACGTGTCAATGCCGAGGATAAACGGGTCTATGAAAAACGCTTGGAGAAACACATTAGCATGTATAGCATGCATCCTGAAT CTGCGATTACTGATACCCGGAAATTGTGGAAACGTTTTGAGAATATCTtcgttacaatggatcaaatgtTTAAATATCAACCGGCATTTTGTAATTATCACAAACGTTTGCTGGAGGAACTATGTGAGGATAATATAATCTATGCCGAAATACGAGCTTCATTGTCACCG CTTTACGGTGACAATAATCGCACTTTTAGCTCTCTGGAAGTTGCAACGGAATTAGAGAAAATTGTTGAAAGCTTTAAAGTAAAGCATCCAGATTTTCTGGGTATGAAGATCATCTATACGAAGCGCAACAAGGGAACAGTGGATGAAATGGCGCAGCATATAATGACATTTAAGCAATTGCA CAATGccaaaccaaatttcattatagGCTTTGATTTGATCGGCAATGAAGACAATGGAGAtcctttacaaaaattttccaatgaatTGACCGATTTACCGCCGACAGCAAATTTCTTTTTTCATGCGGGAGAGACaa ATTGGTATGGTAAATCTGATTGGAATATGATGGATGCATTGCTGTTAAATACCAAACGTATAGGTCATGGATTTGCCCTGCCCAAACATCCTCAATTATGGTCTACCATTAAGCAACGTAATATCGCCATTGAAGTGAGTCCATTGTCCAATCAGGTATTGGGCTACGTTTGGGATTTACGAAATCATCCAGCTTCTTTTTTGATTGCTGAGAATTTCCCTGTTGTAATAACATCGGATGATCCAGGTCTGTGGAATGCCAAAGGATTAAGCTATGATTTCTATTACGCTTTTATGGCTTTTGCACCGGCGGAAGCTGATTTGAGATTTCTGAAGCAGTTAGCCTTAAATTCCATAAA aTATTCCGTTCTAACATCTGAGGAGCGACGTAAAATCAATcgcatttttcaaaagaaatgggaagaattcatttacaatgttattaatatgaaattttaa
- the Adgf-D gene encoding adenosine deaminase-related growth factor D isoform X4, which yields MEAERSSSLGGNIWLSSAEEKANSILMNAKKEEINEGLKDPTKYPPAMHFFQGRQFLRQSEVFRIIQKMPKGALLHAHNKGMVTSKWVIGNLTNLYNLYTCRDVSGLLIFTYDQAQCHSEITNVCLERVNAEDKRVYEKRLEKHISMYSMHPESAITDTRKLWKRFENIFVTMDQMFKYQPAFCNYHKRLLEELCEDNIIYAEIRASLSPLYGDNNRTFSSLEVATELEKIVESFKVKHPDFLGMKIIYTKRNKGTVDEMAQHIMTFKQLHNAKPNFIIGFDLIGNEDNGDPLQKFSNELTDLPPTANFFFHAGETNWYGKSDWNMMDALLLNTKRIGHGFALPKHPQLWSTIKQRNIAIEVSPLSNQVLGYVWDLRNHPASFLIAENFPVVITSDDPGLWNAKGLSYDFYYAFMAFAPAEADLRFLKQLALNSIKYSVLTSEERRKINRIFQKKWEEFIYNVINMKF from the exons ATGGAAGCCGAACGGTCATCTTCTCTGGGTGGTAACATTTGGTTATCTTCAGCCGAAGAGAAAGCCAATAGCATTTTAATGAATGCCAAGAAGGAAGAG ATCAATGAAGGTTTGAAGGATCCCACCAAATATCCACCAGCCATGCATTTCTTTCAAGGCAGACAATTCCTGAGACAAAGTGAAGTCTTTCGAATAATACAGAAAATGCCCAAGGGAGCATTATTACATGCCCACAACAAAGGTATGGTCACATCGAAATGGGTCATTGGAAATCTTACGAATCTCTATAACCTATACACCTGTCGCGATGTCAGTGGCTTGTTAATTTTCACCTACGACCAGGCTCAATGTCACAGTGAAATAACCAATGTCTGTTTGGAACGTGTCAATGCCGAGGATAAACGGGTCTATGAAAAACGCTTGGAGAAACACATTAGCATGTATAGCATGCATCCTGAAT CTGCGATTACTGATACCCGGAAATTGTGGAAACGTTTTGAGAATATCTtcgttacaatggatcaaatgtTTAAATATCAACCGGCATTTTGTAATTATCACAAACGTTTGCTGGAGGAACTATGTGAGGATAATATAATCTATGCCGAAATACGAGCTTCATTGTCACCG CTTTACGGTGACAATAATCGCACTTTTAGCTCTCTGGAAGTTGCAACGGAATTAGAGAAAATTGTTGAAAGCTTTAAAGTAAAGCATCCAGATTTTCTGGGTATGAAGATCATCTATACGAAGCGCAACAAGGGAACAGTGGATGAAATGGCGCAGCATATAATGACATTTAAGCAATTGCA CAATGccaaaccaaatttcattatagGCTTTGATTTGATCGGCAATGAAGACAATGGAGAtcctttacaaaaattttccaatgaatTGACCGATTTACCGCCGACAGCAAATTTCTTTTTTCATGCGGGAGAGACaa ATTGGTATGGTAAATCTGATTGGAATATGATGGATGCATTGCTGTTAAATACCAAACGTATAGGTCATGGATTTGCCCTGCCCAAACATCCTCAATTATGGTCTACCATTAAGCAACGTAATATCGCCATTGAAGTGAGTCCATTGTCCAATCAGGTATTGGGCTACGTTTGGGATTTACGAAATCATCCAGCTTCTTTTTTGATTGCTGAGAATTTCCCTGTTGTAATAACATCGGATGATCCAGGTCTGTGGAATGCCAAAGGATTAAGCTATGATTTCTATTACGCTTTTATGGCTTTTGCACCGGCGGAAGCTGATTTGAGATTTCTGAAGCAGTTAGCCTTAAATTCCATAAA aTATTCCGTTCTAACATCTGAGGAGCGACGTAAAATCAATcgcatttttcaaaagaaatgggaagaattcatttacaatgttattaatatgaaattttaa